In Vigna unguiculata cultivar IT97K-499-35 chromosome 3, ASM411807v1, whole genome shotgun sequence, a single genomic region encodes these proteins:
- the LOC114178920 gene encoding nucleolar protein dao-5-like gives MGSRRDEVPVISSNNVFAALGSLKKKKKKPDKEQGPSKAQDPQKKDVFWAPAPLTSKSWADVDDEDDEDYYATTAPPESGWAAPPVSETVPDIDAVVVEESESESEGIDDADDDAEEEHENDLDVPEEVEPVPQKPAEPPVVTKEAERQLSKKELKKKGLEELEAVLAELGYPSKEPSSQDDSHGAEKKEEDINGSVEKKENAAGESKNAKKKKKKDKSLKEQKESQEQPDVVEAGNTTSETAAETEKTEDSSAIDVKERLKKVASMKKKKSSKEMDAAARAAANEAAARSAKLAAAKKKEKAHYNQQPVR, from the exons ATGGGAAGCAGGAGAGATGAGGTGCCAGTCATAAGCAGCAACAACGTCTTTGCTGCGCTGGGCAgcctgaagaaaaagaagaagaaacccGACAAGGAGCAGGGCCCGTCCAAGGCCCAAGACCCTCAGAAGAAGGATGTTTTCTGGGCCCCGGCGCCACTTACTTCTAAGTCCTGGGCTGATGTTGATGACGAAGATGATGAGGATTATTACGCTACCACCGCTCCTCCTGAATCCGGTTGGGCTGCTCCCCCTGTCTCCGAGACCGTCCCTGATATCGACGCAGTtgttgttgag GAAAGTGAGAGTGAGTCAGAAGGTATCGATGATGCTGATGATGATGCTGAGGAGGAACATGAAAATGACTTGGACGTGCCAGAAGAAGTCGAGCCTGTTCCTCAGAAGCCTGCTGAACCTCCAGTGGTTACAAAGGAAGCTGAAAGGCAACTTTCAAAGAAGGAGTTGAAGAAAAAGGGGCTTGAAGAACTTGAAGCTGTTTTGGCTGAGCTAGGATACCCTTCAAAGGAACCCTCTAGTCAGGATGATTCCCATG GTGCTGAGAAGAAAGAAGAGGATATTAATGGTTCTGTGGAAAAGAAGGAGAATGCTGCCGGGGAGAGtaaaaatgctaaaaagaagaagaagaaggacaAATCTTTGAAGGAGCAGAAAGAATCACAAGAGCAACCTGATGTTGTGGAGGCTGGAAATACAACTTCTGAAACTGCTGCTGAAACAGAGAAGACTGAGGATAGTTCTGCCATTGATGTGAAAGAGAGGCTTAAGAAAGTTGCttcaatgaagaagaaaaaatcaagCAAGGAGATGGATGCTGCCGCACGTGCTGCAGCCAATGAGGCTGCTGCAAGGAGTGCAAAGCTGGCTGCAGccaagaaaaaagagaaagctCACTACAATCAGCAGCCAGTGCGGTAA
- the LOC114176481 gene encoding uncharacterized protein LOC114176481: MASLTPGILLKMLQAMNTNTRVTGDHRSPLLQVIGIVPALAGSDLWSNQGFYLNLSDSLNSTYVLLSHPDTDLILSNRLQLGQFVHVDRFQFDSPLPSVSAIRPLAGRHPFLGTPEPLVARISPSTRHFLIQPLPDSDLDPLSLYLSNSDPTQPRNPNPSPSPEELKPKEQKPKDKERVSREPLAPRDNLPPQRFSSPATAKRSHSASRNKIVVAAERDPSPAGKGKRSASPVPSKCVVPSLVSAREDTRKVSREPAIIVPSRYRQASPNGRKQPSPSPRRASLSPGRRLSGGLKVSPVVVDSAAKKKMATIVAGISKVSDALVGSKSARKNWDEQPPATPVESEHKEKGGSKNKIDAQAILRTQAAMSRRLSDVSGQKPGSNYSSSNEKTKALSPQSCVLEEKSNFAAMGITIHEKKWTDGSVPFDAVSGNLARLGKEAMQRKVLASAAAAEALEEANATECIIRSLSMFSDLCSVCQATNPLPTIDRFFTIYDDVLKSTAMAEAVANRYYSETPEDNSIPTEQSKSLTLWVEAALATDLQIVSLLTGTAADPPSTLQKSLSKRHSLGAAKSHVKVPSSPPSRQSGSVWTRGSGTKETVELGANLLSEMQMWFLRFVEESLDAGFKVFGECAADGKKTLPLDGGSIAVVLSHLKRVNAWLDRVVSKGDDSLTEKIEKLKRKIYGFVIQHVGTTFDSSASS; this comes from the exons ATGGCTTCCCTCACCCCAGGCATTCTCCTCAAAATGCTGCAGGCCATGAACACCAACACCCGCGTCACCGGCGACCACCGTTCGCCGCTCCTCCAGGTCATCGGAATCGTCCCCGCTCTCGCAGGCTCCGATCTCTGGTCCAACCAGGGCTTCTACCTCAACCTCTCCGACTCCCTCAACTCCACCTACGTCCTTCTCTCCCACCCCGACACTGACCTCATCCTCTCCAACCGCCTCCAGCTGGGCCAGTTCGTTCACGTCGACCGTTTCCAATTCGATTCTCCCCTCCCTTCTGTCTCCGCCATCCGCCCCCTCGCCGGCCGCCACCCCTTCCTAGGCACCCCCGAGCCCCTCGTCGCTCGCATCTCCCCCTCCACGCGTCACTTTCTCATCCAACCCCTCCCCGACTCCGACCTCGACCCACTCTCCCTCTACCTTTCCAACTCTGATCCCACCCAACCTCGAAATCCTAACCCCAGCCCCAGCCCCGAAGAACTTAAACCCAAAGAACAGAAACCTAAAGACAAAGAACGCGTCTCCCGAGAGCCTCTCGCGCCTCGCGACAACTTGCCTCCGCAGAGATTCTCCTCCCCGGCCACTGCCAAGAGGTCGCATTCTGCGTCCAGGAACAAGATCGTTGTTGCGGCGGAGCGGGATCCCTCTCCCGCCGGAAAGGGGAAGAGGTCCGCGTCTCCCGTGCCGTCCAAGTGCGTGGTTCCCAGCCTCGTTTCGGCGCGTGAGGATACTCGGAAGGTGTCCAGGGAGCCCGCGATTATTGTGCCGTCGAGGTACCGGCAGGCTTCTCCGAACGGGAGGAAGCAGCCGTCACCTAGTCCTCGGCGGGCGTCGCTTTCTCCCGGGAGGAGGTTGTCCGGCGGGCTTAAGGTATCGCCGGTGGTCGTGGACTCCGCCGCGAAGAAGAAGATGGCCACCATTGTCGCCGGGATCTCGAAGGTCTCCGATGCGCTGGTTGGGTCCAAGAGTGCGAGGAAGAATTGGGATGAGCAACCGCCGGCCACGcctgttgaaagtgaacacaaAGAAAAGGGTGGTTCTAAGAACAAGATTGACGCGCAGGCAATTTTGCGTACTCAG GCTGCGATGTCAAGACGTTTGAGTGACGTGAGTGGTCAAAAACCGGGGAGCAATTATTCTTCCAGCAATGAGAAAACTAAAGCTTTATCTCCTCAGAGTTGTGTCCTTGAAGAGAAATCCAATTTTGCAGCTATGGGTATCACCATTCATGAAAAGAAATGGACCGATGGAAGTGTTCCATTCGATGCTGTGTCTGGGAACCTTGCAAGACTTGGAAAG GAAGCAATGCAAAGAAAGGTTCTTGCCTCTGCTGCTGCTGCGGAAGCATTAGAGGAGGCCAATGCTACTGAATGTATTATAAGAAGTTTAAG CATGTTTTCAGACCTGTGCTCAGTGTGCCAAGCTACAAATCCTTTGCCAACCATAGACAGATTTTTCACTATCTACGATGATGTTTTGAAATCAACTGCGATGGCTGAAGCCGTTGCCAACAGATATTATTCAGAGACACCTGAAGACAACAGCATTCCGACAGAACAGTCAAAGTCCCTCACTCTCTGGGTTGAAGCTGCCTTGGCCACTGATCTCCAGATAGTATCCCTTCTTACTGGCACCGCCGCTGATCCACCATCAACATTGCAGAAAAGTTTATCAAAAAGACACTCTCTCGGTGCAGCTAAGAGCCATGTGAAGGTTCCTTCATCACCACCATCCCGTCAGAGTGGTAGTGTGTGGACAAGAGGTAGTGGAACGAAAGAGACAGTAGAGCTTGGAGCAAATTTGCTATCTGAAATGCAGATGTGGTTTCTACGGTTTGTTGAGGAGTCCCTTGATGCAGGATTTAAAGTGTTTGGAGAGTGTGCAGCTGATGGGAAAAAAACATTGCCCCTGGACGGTGGCTCCATTGCTGTTGTTTTGTCGCACTTGAAGCGTGTGAATGCATGGCTGGACCGTGTGGTTTCCAAAGGGGATGACTCACTTACAGAGAAGATTGAGAAGTTGAAGAGAAAGATCTACGGATTTGTCATTCAGCATGTGGGAACGACTTTTGATAGTTCTGCTTCATCATGA